The following proteins are co-located in the Mesorhizobium sp. M1E.F.Ca.ET.045.02.1.1 genome:
- a CDS encoding SDR family oxidoreductase: MMQQTILITGASSGFGAMTAEALARAGHRVYASMRDPQARGGAAAAAIERLVREEKLALSAIQLDVLSEPSIDVAVKTILAEAGRIDVVIHNAGHMVFGPTEAFTPEQLAALYDVNVLGTQRVNRAVLPHMRSLGQALMIWVGSSSTRGGTPPFLAPYFAAKAGMDALAQSYALELARFGIETTIVVPGAFTKGTEHFAHSGKPDDTERAAAYWSGPYAGADDKALKGLAGLEPADADPSKVAQAIVDLVEMPHGRRPFRVHIDPSDDGATIVNGVADRVRTQLLERIGLADLLHPAL, translated from the coding sequence ATCATGCAGCAGACAATTCTCATCACAGGCGCGTCCAGCGGCTTCGGCGCAATGACAGCGGAGGCGCTCGCCAGAGCCGGCCACCGGGTCTACGCCTCGATGCGGGATCCGCAAGCGCGCGGAGGCGCGGCGGCCGCCGCAATCGAAAGGCTGGTGCGTGAGGAAAAGCTCGCGCTCAGCGCCATCCAACTCGACGTGCTCTCCGAACCGTCGATCGATGTGGCCGTCAAAACCATCCTCGCCGAAGCCGGCCGGATCGACGTCGTCATCCACAATGCCGGGCATATGGTTTTCGGACCGACCGAAGCCTTCACGCCCGAGCAATTGGCTGCGCTCTATGACGTCAATGTGCTGGGCACCCAGCGCGTCAACCGTGCGGTCCTGCCGCATATGCGCTCGCTCGGCCAAGCTCTGATGATATGGGTCGGATCGAGCAGCACCCGCGGCGGCACGCCGCCCTTCCTTGCACCATACTTTGCCGCCAAGGCGGGCATGGATGCGCTGGCGCAGAGCTACGCGCTGGAACTCGCCCGTTTCGGCATCGAGACGACCATCGTGGTGCCGGGCGCCTTCACAAAGGGCACGGAACATTTCGCCCATTCCGGCAAACCGGACGACACCGAACGCGCCGCCGCCTATTGGTCGGGACCGTATGCCGGCGCGGACGACAAGGCGCTCAAGGGCCTTGCCGGCTTGGAACCCGCCGATGCCGATCCCTCAAAGGTCGCGCAGGCCATCGTCGATCTCGTGGAGATGCCGCATGGCCGCCGGCCGTTCCGTGTCCATATCGATCCGTCCGATGACGGCGCGACCATCGTCAACGGCGTCGCCGATCGCGTCCGGACGCAGCTTCTGGAGCGCATCGGCCTCGCCGACCTTCTCCATCCAGCGCTGTGA
- a CDS encoding ABC transporter permease, whose protein sequence is MLGIVIGVAAVVVMIAVGIGARDRIAAQIRSLGANLIVVTPGSVRMGSVRLGSGAAPQLSEDDALAIQSEIPGVVVAAPLLHAREQLTVGSLNWQGVLRGVTPGYFTAREWRVIAGREMTSDDDRRAANVVLLGTTMREKLFGETDPVGSAIRIRGVPFTVIGLLERKGQSVWGEDQDDVALVPLRTARRQFVGTSRANPALVHNITVKFADWLSADDAMAAIRDLLWQRHRLRAGQEDSFMISNLAEAADLEGSTTRVVSLLLSAVASVSLVVGGIGIMNIMLVTVTERTREIGLRLAVGARRRDILVQFVVEAMTLASLGGMLGALVGIAAATGIGAFARWPVVIDISAVLLAVSFAACVGVFFGYYPARKAARLQPIDALRAE, encoded by the coding sequence ATGCTGGGCATCGTCATCGGTGTTGCCGCCGTCGTCGTGATGATCGCGGTGGGGATCGGCGCTCGCGACCGAATCGCGGCCCAGATCCGCAGCCTCGGCGCGAACCTTATCGTGGTGACGCCAGGCAGTGTGCGCATGGGCAGCGTGCGTTTGGGCAGCGGCGCCGCGCCGCAGCTGAGCGAAGACGACGCGCTAGCGATCCAATCGGAGATCCCCGGTGTGGTCGTGGCGGCACCACTACTGCATGCCCGCGAGCAGCTCACCGTCGGATCGCTGAACTGGCAAGGCGTGCTTCGCGGCGTGACGCCCGGCTATTTTACGGCGCGGGAATGGCGCGTGATCGCGGGTCGGGAGATGACCTCGGACGACGACCGACGCGCCGCCAACGTGGTGCTCCTCGGCACGACGATGCGCGAGAAGCTGTTTGGCGAGACCGATCCTGTCGGCTCTGCTATCCGCATTCGTGGCGTGCCGTTCACGGTCATAGGCCTGCTGGAGCGGAAGGGGCAAAGCGTTTGGGGTGAGGACCAAGACGATGTGGCGCTGGTACCGCTGAGAACGGCACGACGCCAATTTGTCGGCACGAGCCGGGCCAATCCCGCCCTCGTGCACAATATCACCGTCAAGTTCGCCGACTGGTTATCGGCCGATGATGCGATGGCAGCCATCCGCGATCTCCTGTGGCAACGTCACCGGTTGCGGGCAGGTCAGGAAGACAGCTTCATGATCAGCAACCTTGCGGAAGCCGCCGATCTCGAGGGTTCGACTACGCGAGTCGTGTCGCTGCTGCTTTCCGCCGTCGCCTCGGTCTCGCTCGTGGTGGGCGGCATCGGCATTATGAACATCATGCTGGTGACGGTGACGGAGCGCACCCGCGAGATCGGGCTCCGGCTGGCGGTCGGTGCGCGTCGACGCGACATCCTTGTCCAGTTTGTCGTCGAGGCAATGACGCTCGCCTCGCTGGGTGGAATGCTAGGCGCGCTTGTCGGCATCGCCGCCGCAACCGGCATCGGCGCCTTTGCCCGATGGCCGGTGGTCATCGACATCAGCGCGGTGCTGCTGGCCGTCAGTTTCGCCGCCTGCGTGGGTGTTTTCTTCGGCTATTATCCCGCCCGCAAGGCGGCACGGCTTCAGCCTATCGACGCCTTGCGCGCTGAGTGA
- a CDS encoding response regulator, translated as MPEYSSFIRSIRIRYISGLLVFALASAAVMFALNRVNSYRHEVDALSGNFVIFSRDLRNATNFAETTGTAWRAETREALTTAARGHSERLTGEIEILNAQLAAIRPRLSNNTLNALESASVNGDLFWSARDMVRNFNLMSVAQKVDEWSYREIRNQNDLFAQPMLVRVRTALDDERHLADASSDRLLLWASGLLIAVIAIAAILIFRPMENAIRRAFAETAASLFKAEAADRAKSEFLANMSHEIRTPMNGVLGMAELLAKTELTPRQKTFTDVIVKSGNALLTIINDILDFSKINAGQLTLDPAPFRLAEAVEDVATLVSARVAEKNLELIVRVDPRLPAFVVGDAGRFRQIVTNLLGNAVKFTEKGHVLIDVGGDVVDGVVQLKVRVEDTGIGIPAEKLQSVFEKFAQVDGSSTRRHEGTGLGLAISARLVDLMGGKIGVESEIGRGSVFWFAVPLPAHSQAARDEIVPVDVTGARVLVIDDNPVNREILLEQLRSWSFDCAAAESGAVGLAFLDRACQLGASVDCIILDYQMPGMNGADVARSIAADSRLSSIPVVLLTSVDQVDFGRMVIDFGIVAHLTKPARSAVLLGTVISAIQKARTQGAKAHFVREPVVAQPAAPAFTVIRGPVVPVPAAPESTAAPSGPIDILIAEDNDVNQLVFGQILSGLGLSYRIAGNGRTAVEMYRSLRPRLVLMDVSMPEMNGYEATRAIRAIEEQNGSHTPIIGVTAHALKGDREKCVEAGMDDYLPKPVSPDRLGAKIGTWLSETVAAKTA; from the coding sequence ATGCCGGAGTACTCCTCCTTCATCCGGTCGATCCGGATTCGCTATATTTCGGGATTGCTCGTCTTCGCGCTGGCTTCGGCCGCCGTCATGTTCGCGCTCAACCGCGTGAATTCATACCGTCACGAGGTCGACGCGCTGAGCGGCAACTTCGTCATCTTCTCCCGCGACCTGCGCAACGCCACCAATTTCGCCGAGACGACCGGAACGGCCTGGCGGGCCGAGACGCGCGAGGCGCTGACCACCGCCGCGCGCGGCCATTCCGAACGGCTGACGGGCGAGATCGAGATCCTGAACGCGCAGCTTGCGGCGATCAGGCCGCGCCTGTCGAACAACACCCTCAACGCGCTGGAATCCGCTTCGGTGAACGGCGATCTGTTCTGGTCGGCGCGCGACATGGTACGCAACTTCAACCTGATGTCGGTGGCCCAGAAAGTCGACGAATGGAGCTATCGCGAGATCCGCAACCAGAACGATCTTTTCGCCCAGCCGATGCTGGTGCGCGTGCGCACCGCGCTCGACGACGAGCGGCACCTCGCCGACGCTTCCAGCGACCGGCTGCTCTTGTGGGCGAGCGGCCTGCTGATCGCCGTGATCGCCATCGCGGCGATTCTGATCTTCCGGCCGATGGAGAACGCGATCCGCCGCGCCTTCGCCGAAACCGCCGCATCGCTGTTCAAGGCGGAAGCGGCCGACCGCGCCAAGTCGGAATTCCTGGCCAATATGAGCCATGAGATCCGCACGCCGATGAACGGCGTGCTCGGCATGGCCGAGCTTCTCGCCAAGACCGAGCTGACGCCACGCCAGAAGACCTTCACCGACGTGATCGTCAAATCCGGCAACGCGCTGCTCACCATCATCAACGACATCCTCGATTTCTCGAAGATCAATGCCGGCCAGTTGACGCTCGACCCCGCGCCCTTCCGCCTGGCCGAGGCGGTCGAGGACGTGGCCACCCTGGTTTCGGCCCGGGTTGCCGAAAAGAACCTCGAGCTCATCGTGCGCGTCGATCCGCGCTTGCCGGCCTTCGTCGTCGGGGACGCCGGGCGCTTCCGCCAGATCGTCACCAACCTGCTCGGCAACGCGGTGAAGTTCACCGAGAAGGGGCATGTGCTGATCGATGTCGGCGGCGATGTTGTCGACGGCGTGGTCCAGCTCAAGGTCCGCGTCGAGGACACCGGCATCGGCATTCCCGCCGAGAAGCTGCAGAGCGTGTTCGAGAAATTCGCCCAGGTCGACGGCTCGTCGACCCGCCGTCACGAAGGCACCGGCCTCGGCCTCGCCATCTCCGCCCGCCTCGTCGACCTGATGGGTGGCAAGATCGGCGTCGAAAGCGAGATCGGCCGCGGCTCGGTCTTCTGGTTCGCGGTGCCGCTGCCGGCGCACAGCCAGGCAGCGCGTGACGAGATCGTGCCGGTCGACGTCACTGGCGCCCGCGTGCTGGTCATCGACGACAATCCCGTCAATCGCGAGATTCTGCTGGAGCAGTTAAGAAGCTGGAGCTTCGATTGCGCCGCGGCCGAGAGCGGCGCCGTCGGCCTTGCCTTCCTCGACCGCGCCTGCCAGCTCGGCGCATCGGTCGACTGCATCATCCTCGATTACCAGATGCCCGGCATGAACGGCGCCGACGTCGCCAGGTCGATCGCCGCCGACAGCCGCCTTTCCTCCATTCCTGTCGTGCTGCTCACCTCGGTCGACCAGGTCGATTTCGGCAGGATGGTGATCGATTTCGGCATCGTCGCGCATCTCACCAAGCCGGCGCGTTCGGCGGTGCTGCTCGGCACGGTCATTTCCGCCATTCAGAAGGCGCGCACGCAGGGCGCCAAGGCGCATTTCGTGCGCGAGCCGGTCGTGGCCCAGCCGGCCGCGCCGGCCTTCACCGTCATCCGCGGCCCGGTCGTTCCTGTCCCGGCCGCGCCGGAATCGACCGCCGCGCCGAGCGGCCCGATCGACATCCTGATCGCCGAGGACAATGACGTGAACCAGTTGGTCTTCGGCCAGATCCTCAGCGGCCTCGGCTTGAGTTACCGCATCGCCGGCAATGGACGCACCGCGGTCGAAATGTATCGTTCGCTGCGGCCGCGGCTGGTGCTGATGGACGTCTCCATGCCGGAGATGAACGGCTACGAGGCGACGCGCGCCATCCGCGCGATCGAGGAGCAGAACGGCAGCCACACGCCGATCATCGGCGTCACCGCGCATGCGCTGAAGGGCGACCGCGAGAAATGCGTCGAAGCCGGCATGGACGACTATCTGCCGAAGCCGGTTTCCCCCGACCGCCTCGGCGCCAAGATCGGCACCTGGCTGAGCGAAACCGTGGCGGCGAAGACGGCTTGA
- a CDS encoding 4-oxalocrotonate tautomerase family protein produces the protein MPFANFKMPEAALTIAQKEDLVHKTTQMFVEYFGEDVRPYTMVLIEEIPDGGYGRADEVFILPDAYRAKDIA, from the coding sequence ATGCCATTTGCCAACTTCAAGATGCCCGAAGCCGCCCTCACAATAGCGCAGAAGGAAGACCTCGTCCACAAGACCACGCAGATGTTTGTCGAATATTTCGGCGAGGATGTGCGTCCCTACACCATGGTGCTGATCGAAGAAATTCCCGATGGAGGCTATGGCCGCGCCGACGAAGTCTTCATTCTTCCCGATGCCTACCGGGCCAAGGATATTGCTTGA
- a CDS encoding transglycosylase domain-containing protein produces the protein MARPRRLNRAGLKRLGRRCLVVAIILAAIPVVLTFLYLPSFVHPVSTLMLKDLATFSGYDRRWVSIDDVAPVLAHSVIMSEDGQFCFHRGVDLGELRGVVDDALAGEATRGASTITMQTVKNLFLWSRPLGSVRKVVELPLAVYFDAVMSKRRIMEIYLNIAEWGPGIYGIEAAARHHFGVSAKQLSRRQAALLAVSLPNPIARNPAKPGPGLRRLANLIERRAGRSGAYVGCLD, from the coding sequence ATGGCGCGACCACGGCGCCTGAACCGCGCCGGTCTCAAGCGCCTTGGCCGGCGCTGCCTGGTCGTGGCCATCATTTTGGCGGCGATACCGGTCGTGCTCACCTTCCTCTATTTGCCGTCCTTCGTGCATCCTGTCTCGACGCTGATGCTGAAGGATCTCGCGACTTTCTCCGGCTACGACCGGCGCTGGGTGTCGATCGACGACGTGGCGCCGGTGCTGGCGCATTCGGTGATCATGTCGGAGGATGGGCAATTCTGCTTCCATCGCGGCGTCGATCTCGGCGAATTGCGCGGCGTGGTCGACGATGCGCTTGCCGGCGAGGCAACGCGCGGCGCCTCCACCATCACCATGCAGACGGTGAAGAATCTCTTCTTGTGGTCGCGGCCGCTGGGCAGCGTGCGCAAGGTGGTCGAGCTGCCTTTGGCCGTCTATTTCGACGCGGTGATGTCGAAGCGGCGGATCATGGAGATCTATCTCAACATCGCGGAGTGGGGGCCTGGCATCTACGGCATCGAGGCCGCCGCGCGGCACCATTTCGGCGTCTCGGCCAAGCAATTGTCGCGCCGGCAGGCCGCACTTCTCGCCGTCAGCCTGCCCAACCCGATCGCCCGCAACCCGGCCAAGCCGGGGCCGGGGCTCAGACGGCTCGCCAATCTGATCGAGCGGCGCGCCGGCAGGTCCGGCGCCTATGTCGGCTGCCTGGACTAG
- a CDS encoding ABC transporter ATP-binding protein, with product MALIEVEDVHRSYRIGGSWIRALDGVSLTIQQGEFVAVKGPSGSGKSTFMNILGCLDRPTKGRYRLDGIDVGRLHHDALAAIRNRSVGFVFQSFNLLPRASALENVELPLLYRRMWPGERRRRALAMLEKFGLANRASHKPAELSGGQQQRVAIARALVTGPLVLLADEPTGALDSQTGQEIMSIFRDLNGESLTVVVVTHETEVAANADRIVTFRDGRVVPEDSETRSGLNSGDTCHLSLVRSNAR from the coding sequence GTGGCCCTGATCGAAGTCGAGGACGTACACCGCAGCTACCGCATCGGCGGCTCATGGATCAGAGCGCTCGACGGCGTGAGCCTGACAATCCAGCAGGGTGAATTCGTCGCCGTGAAGGGACCGTCGGGTTCGGGCAAATCCACCTTCATGAACATCCTGGGCTGCCTCGACCGGCCGACCAAAGGCAGATACCGGCTGGATGGGATCGATGTCGGCCGCCTTCATCACGATGCGCTCGCGGCTATCCGCAACCGCAGCGTCGGCTTCGTGTTTCAGTCATTCAATCTGCTGCCACGTGCCAGCGCCCTGGAAAATGTCGAGCTGCCGCTCCTCTATCGTCGTATGTGGCCGGGCGAGCGCCGCCGGCGCGCGCTTGCGATGCTCGAAAAGTTCGGTCTGGCGAACCGGGCGAGTCACAAGCCGGCCGAGCTGTCGGGCGGTCAGCAGCAGCGCGTCGCCATTGCCCGCGCTCTGGTCACCGGGCCCTTGGTTCTGCTTGCCGACGAGCCGACCGGTGCGCTCGACAGCCAGACCGGGCAGGAGATCATGAGTATCTTCCGCGATCTGAATGGTGAAAGCCTGACGGTCGTTGTGGTTACGCACGAGACAGAGGTTGCCGCCAATGCCGATCGCATCGTGACCTTCCGAGATGGCCGCGTGGTGCCTGAGGATTCCGAGACGCGGAGCGGCTTGAATTCGGGCGACACCTGCCATCTGTCGCTGGTTCGCAGCAATGCCCGGTAG
- the rpmF gene encoding 50S ribosomal protein L32, producing MAVPKRKTSPSKRGMRRSADAIKAPTYVEDKNSGEMRRPHHIDLKTGMYRGRQVLEPKES from the coding sequence ATGGCCGTTCCAAAAAGAAAAACCTCTCCGTCGAAGCGCGGAATGCGCCGCTCGGCCGACGCCATCAAGGCCCCGACCTATGTCGAGGACAAGAATTCCGGCGAAATGCGCCGCCCGCATCACATCGACCTGAAGACCGGCATGTATCGCGGCCGCCAGGTCCTGGAGCCGAAGGAAAGCTGA
- a CDS encoding polyprenyl synthetase family protein, whose amino-acid sequence MTKDDHMAFETAFFARAAAIEVLLRQILDAPLLSGEIARPERLMAAMRHGVLNGGKRLRPFLVMESAALFSADGEAAMRIAAALECVHCYSLIHDDLPSMDNDDLRRGQPTVHKAFDEATAILAGDALLTLAFDIIADEATALPAERRTALVLALARAAGAGGMVGGQMLDLEAERRRPDEAGIIRLQAMKTGALIRFACEAGAIVAGAPAADRERLAEFGSAIGLAFQLADDLLDLTADAEQMGKATKKDAAAGKATLAALHGPDWAREQLHGLIDQAHALLDPYGEEAALLKAAATFVATRNS is encoded by the coding sequence ATGACGAAAGACGACCATATGGCCTTCGAAACCGCGTTTTTTGCGCGCGCCGCCGCAATCGAGGTCCTGCTCCGGCAGATCCTCGACGCGCCTCTGCTTTCCGGCGAGATCGCCCGGCCTGAACGCTTGATGGCGGCGATGCGCCATGGCGTGCTCAACGGAGGCAAGCGGCTCCGCCCTTTTCTGGTCATGGAAAGTGCCGCTCTCTTTTCCGCCGATGGCGAGGCGGCGATGCGCATTGCTGCGGCGCTCGAATGCGTGCACTGCTATTCGTTGATCCATGACGATCTGCCGTCGATGGACAATGATGACCTGCGCCGCGGCCAGCCGACCGTGCACAAGGCCTTCGACGAGGCGACCGCCATCCTCGCCGGCGACGCGCTGCTGACTTTGGCCTTCGACATCATCGCCGACGAGGCGACCGCTCTGCCGGCCGAGCGCCGGACAGCGCTCGTGCTGGCGCTTGCGCGTGCCGCCGGAGCCGGCGGCATGGTCGGCGGTCAGATGCTCGACCTCGAGGCCGAGCGCAGGCGCCCGGACGAAGCCGGCATCATCAGGCTGCAGGCGATGAAGACCGGCGCGCTGATCCGCTTCGCCTGCGAGGCCGGAGCCATCGTCGCCGGCGCGCCCGCCGCCGATCGTGAAAGACTGGCGGAGTTCGGATCGGCCATCGGCCTTGCCTTCCAGCTCGCCGACGACCTGCTCGACCTCACTGCGGACGCCGAGCAGATGGGCAAGGCGACGAAGAAAGACGCCGCCGCCGGCAAGGCGACGCTCGCCGCGCTGCACGGCCCCGACTGGGCGCGCGAGCAGCTCCACGGCCTGATCGACCAGGCGCATGCACTGCTCGATCCCTATGGCGAGGAGGCGGCCCTGCTCAAGGCCGCGGCGACTTTCGTGGCGACGCGCAACAGCTGA
- a CDS encoding SDR family oxidoreductase, producing MQKTRAAIVTGASRGIGAAIAKRLAQEGIAVIVNYARGKDAADEVVSAIEAAGGTALAVQADIGEPTGMTALFDAAEKAFGGTDILVNNAGMMRLSSIAETGDGEFERQLAINLGGSFRGMREGARRLNDGGRIINFSSSVVGFYQPNYGVYAATKAGVEAMTHILAKELGPRRITVNAVAPGPVGTDLFTDGKSAAQIEAITKLIPLGRLGQPDDIARLVAFLAGSDSQWVNGQVIRANGGAI from the coding sequence ATGCAGAAGACAAGAGCCGCGATCGTGACAGGCGCGTCGAGAGGCATTGGCGCGGCGATCGCCAAGCGACTCGCCCAAGAGGGCATTGCCGTCATCGTAAACTATGCGCGCGGAAAGGACGCCGCCGACGAAGTCGTTTCGGCGATCGAGGCTGCCGGCGGTACCGCTCTCGCGGTGCAGGCCGATATTGGTGAACCGACCGGTATGACCGCTTTGTTCGATGCGGCCGAAAAGGCATTCGGCGGCACCGACATCCTCGTCAACAACGCTGGCATGATGAGGCTGTCGTCAATCGCGGAGACCGGAGATGGTGAGTTCGAACGCCAGCTTGCGATCAATCTCGGCGGATCATTCCGCGGTATGCGCGAAGGCGCGCGGCGGCTGAACGACGGCGGACGCATCATCAACTTTTCCTCGAGCGTGGTGGGCTTCTACCAGCCGAACTATGGCGTCTATGCCGCAACCAAGGCCGGCGTCGAAGCCATGACGCACATCCTGGCCAAGGAACTTGGCCCGCGCCGTATCACTGTCAATGCCGTCGCCCCCGGCCCGGTCGGTACCGACCTCTTCACCGACGGCAAGAGCGCCGCGCAGATCGAGGCAATCACCAAACTCATTCCGCTCGGCAGACTTGGCCAGCCGGACGACATCGCCAGGCTCGTCGCCTTCCTTGCCGGTTCCGACAGCCAATGGGTCAACGGCCAGGTCATCCGCGCCAATGGCGGCGCGATCTAA
- a CDS encoding LysR family transcriptional regulator — translation MDRLDRMRLFVRVVERRNFTAAAADLGLPRSTATEAIKQLEDHLGTRLLDRTTRHVATTLDGQAYYERCLFILGEVEDAEAGFRSAEPRGLLRIDAHPLLTQRFLLPGLPVFLERYPEIDLHIGQGDRLVDLVREGVDCVIRAGEPQDSGMIMRRLATISEITCASPGYLERHGVPASPDALDGHQAIGFVSSRTGEVLPLEFTVGTKVHRATLPGRVRVNNSDTAAALARLGFGLLQAPRYRLEKDLADGTLIEVLEDFPPTPTPLFALYPQNRQLAPRLRAFLEWASRIFAEARL, via the coding sequence ATGGATCGACTCGACAGGATGCGGCTGTTCGTTCGCGTGGTGGAGCGGCGCAATTTCACCGCGGCGGCCGCCGATCTCGGCTTGCCGCGCTCGACCGCCACCGAGGCGATCAAGCAGCTGGAGGATCATCTGGGCACGCGTCTGCTGGACAGGACGACCCGCCATGTCGCCACGACGCTCGACGGGCAGGCCTATTACGAGCGCTGCCTTTTTATCCTTGGAGAGGTGGAGGATGCCGAAGCCGGGTTCCGCAGCGCCGAACCGCGGGGCCTGTTGCGCATCGACGCGCATCCGCTGCTCACGCAGCGATTCCTGCTGCCGGGGTTGCCCGTCTTCCTCGAACGCTATCCCGAGATCGATCTGCATATAGGCCAGGGCGACCGGCTGGTCGACCTGGTGCGCGAAGGCGTCGACTGCGTCATCCGCGCCGGTGAACCGCAGGACAGCGGCATGATCATGCGACGGTTGGCGACGATCAGCGAAATCACCTGCGCCAGCCCTGGCTATCTGGAGAGGCACGGCGTGCCGGCGTCGCCTGATGCGCTGGACGGCCACCAGGCCATCGGTTTCGTCTCCTCGCGCACCGGCGAAGTGCTGCCGCTGGAGTTCACCGTCGGCACAAAGGTGCATCGGGCAACGCTGCCGGGGCGGGTAAGGGTCAACAATTCGGACACCGCCGCCGCGCTGGCGCGCCTCGGCTTCGGCTTGCTGCAAGCACCGCGCTACCGGCTGGAAAAGGATCTGGCCGACGGGACGCTGATCGAGGTGCTGGAGGATTTTCCGCCGACGCCGACGCCGTTGTTCGCACTTTATCCGCAAAACCGGCAGCTCGCGCCGCGGCTGCGCGCCTTTCTGGAGTGGGCATCGCGCATTTTCGCCGAGGCAAGGCTGTGA
- a CDS encoding efflux RND transporter periplasmic adaptor subunit, whose protein sequence is MMMRSVLFAAVIVGAATMPEASLAPSLTSGAEQISSAFRQLLMQVKPTHSEALKRPAYQTEVVERGDIVTTVQAAGTLNALVVVEVGSQLSGRIKELYADFNSKVTLGQVIARVEPEMYEARVAQAEAELEMAQTQVLVQQAQIERVRAELETAEAKHEAAVGQNRRAQIGLAEALQDMERKRPLAQRNVITAGEWERTQNAHESAEAQATSIGAEELSQLAAVRAAQSSVSMADAELANMLAQVKQREAMLRQARIDLERTYIRAPVTGTVVNRAVSGGQTLAAGLQTPILFTIAKDLTQMQVEATVVEADISRFAVGQPVTFTVDAYPDRVFGGSVKQIRKAPQIVQNVVAYVVVVAAENPEELLLPGMTANLEVVVARREHVLKVPNAALRFRPKDTRPDGRRLAVIPSSKLAADRGIEPGSAGQVFVLGPHDEPRPVPLRLGITDGRTTEVVAGDLTETQPVIVGPAAPGPEDEASSVLIRFRFQ, encoded by the coding sequence ATGATGATGCGCAGTGTCCTGTTTGCGGCGGTGATCGTCGGCGCGGCAACGATGCCGGAGGCTTCGCTCGCACCGTCGCTGACGTCGGGGGCCGAGCAGATTTCATCAGCTTTCCGGCAGCTGCTGATGCAGGTGAAGCCTACGCACTCCGAAGCGCTGAAGAGGCCGGCATACCAAACCGAAGTTGTGGAGCGGGGCGACATCGTTACGACCGTGCAAGCCGCCGGTACGCTCAATGCACTGGTGGTCGTGGAAGTCGGGTCTCAGCTTTCCGGCCGGATCAAGGAGCTTTACGCCGATTTCAATTCCAAGGTGACCTTGGGCCAGGTCATCGCGCGTGTCGAACCGGAAATGTATGAGGCCCGGGTGGCCCAGGCCGAAGCCGAACTGGAGATGGCGCAGACGCAGGTCTTGGTGCAGCAGGCGCAGATCGAACGAGTCCGGGCCGAACTGGAGACCGCTGAAGCCAAGCATGAAGCGGCGGTGGGTCAGAACAGGCGTGCGCAAATAGGGCTTGCCGAGGCGCTCCAGGACATGGAACGCAAGCGACCGTTGGCACAGCGCAATGTCATTACGGCAGGCGAATGGGAGCGCACCCAGAACGCGCACGAATCGGCTGAAGCACAGGCCACATCCATCGGCGCGGAGGAGTTGTCGCAACTGGCCGCCGTCCGCGCCGCCCAATCAAGCGTCAGCATGGCTGATGCGGAGCTTGCCAACATGCTGGCCCAGGTCAAGCAGAGGGAAGCCATGCTTCGGCAGGCCCGGATCGATCTTGAGCGGACGTATATCCGAGCGCCGGTCACCGGCACAGTGGTCAATCGTGCGGTGAGCGGCGGTCAGACACTGGCGGCGGGCTTGCAGACGCCGATCCTGTTCACCATAGCCAAAGACCTGACGCAGATGCAGGTCGAAGCAACGGTGGTCGAAGCCGATATCAGTCGTTTTGCCGTAGGACAGCCAGTCACTTTCACTGTTGATGCCTATCCCGATCGCGTTTTCGGCGGCTCGGTGAAGCAGATCCGCAAGGCGCCGCAAATCGTGCAGAATGTCGTCGCCTATGTCGTTGTGGTGGCTGCCGAAAACCCGGAAGAGCTTCTGCTGCCGGGGATGACCGCCAATCTCGAAGTGGTGGTGGCAAGACGGGAACATGTTCTCAAAGTGCCCAATGCCGCCCTGCGTTTCCGCCCGAAGGATACCAGGCCGGACGGGCGTCGCCTCGCAGTTATCCCTTCATCCAAGCTCGCAGCGGACCGCGGCATAGAGCCTGGATCGGCCGGCCAGGTGTTCGTGTTGGGACCGCATGATGAACCAAGGCCGGTACCGCTTCGTCTCGGGATCACTGACGGCCGAACGACGGAGGTTGTGGCTGGCGATCTCACCGAGACGCAGCCGGTGATCGTTGGGCCCGCCGCACCCGGCCCGGAGGACGAGGCGTCTTCCGTGCTGATCAGGTTCCGCTTTCAGTGA